The DNA window TCCAGAACATCTACCAGTTCCGGGTCATCGGGCCCAAGGGCAATGTGGTCGCCAACTCGATGGAGCCGGCCGACATCGAACGGGCGCTGTCGGGTGCGATGTGGAAGTTTAAGGACGCCGGCTACGACCAGCGGCTGATGCCGATCATCGACGCCTTGGAGTGGGGCCAGTACGTGCCGGCGGTTCGCGAGCTGAAGAAGTACACCAAGGGCGGCAACAAGGCGACGATGGAGTCGGCCAACAAGCTGTGGGACACGCTCAAGACCGAAGCCAAGGGATGGATGGACGAGGCGACCAAGAATATTGAGACCGATCCGGTGAAGGCGTACGACACCTACGTAAAGGTCAGTGCGGCGTGGGTGGGTGAAGACCTCGGCAAAGACGCCGACACCGCACTCAAGTCGCTCGCGAAGAACAAAGCCGTCAACGACGAGCTGGCGGCCCGCAAGATGTTCGAGAGCATGAGCGTGGCATCGGCCCGGGCCCAGGCGACGCAGAAGCAGGCGTTCGTCGCCCAGGCGCAGGCGATCGCCAAGAAGTACCCCGAGAGCCCCACGGGCAAGAAGGCTGAGGCGCTCGCGACGGAGATGGCGAGCGCCAAGTGAATGGTGTCATGGCTCGACCGACGCCTGGCGATCAATGACGAATGACGAAATTCGAATGGCGAATGAATGTTCGAATGGCCGAATGACTCAATGAACTGCTCGTCTGACGATTGGATCATTGGATCTTGAGCATTCATTCGTCATTCGGATTTCGACCTTCGTCATTGGTTACTCCATGAAGATCCTCGGCATCGATCCCGGCTTGCGGCTGACTGGCTATGGCGTCATTGACTGCCTGGGGCTGAAGTCCAACCTGATCGACGGCGGGGTGATCCGGCTGGATACCAAGGCGTCGATCGCCGACCGGCTGGTGGAGCTGGAAACGGAGTTGGAGGCGATCATCGCCGAGCACAAGCCGGCGGCGTGTGCGGTGGAGCAGTTGTATGCCCACGTGACGCACCCGCGGACGTCGATCCTGATGGGCCATGCCCGAGGCGTGATCCTGCTGGTAGCCAGGCGCAACAAGCTGGCGGTGCACGAGTACGCCGCCAACAGAATCAAGCAGGCGATTGCCGGCCACGGTCACGCGGCGAAGGTGCAGATGCAGCGGGCGGTGCAGTTGATCTGGAATCTCCCCGAGCCGCCCAACCCGCCCGACGTTGCCGACGCACTGGCGGTGGCGCTGTGCTGTGGGCACGCGCTAACGAACCCCGTGGGGATCACGAAGCGGACGGCGAGGCGATCTCCGCCACGCCGGATCTGAACGGTAGACTGGGTTCGGGCGTGGAATGGGTGGCATGGGCAAGCGTACTCGCTTGCCCATGCCACCCGACAATCCCTCTCGCTGAATCCTGGTCTTCGCGGCGTACCACTCAGACCCGGCGTGCATGCTTCGCACTCGGGTGGGCATCAAGGATTGCCTTCGTCACAAGATAAGTTGTTTGCCTACTGAAGTCGGCTTCGCTAGCCTCCGCAGTCATGCCAACCGACAGCCGCGTTTCCGACCCGCCGGTCGGAGGAAGTTCATCGTTGACCGCCGAAGCACTGCCACTGTCTCAGGAGCCGACCCAGCGCGCGTCCCGCTTTCGCTGGGTGGTGCTGGTGCTGGTGTTCCTGGCGATCACGATCAACTACGTCGATCGGATGGTCATCGGGTTGCTTGCACCCGACTATTTGAAGCAGCCGAAGGGGCCGCTGAG is part of the Humisphaera borealis genome and encodes:
- a CDS encoding TlpA family protein disulfide reductase, whose amino-acid sequence is MLRSTSRQVRSFVSASILAAMLAVAMPASADVKDFPPGSFSDGQRYSLEDMQGKVVVLFFYDQDCPKCRGLIPERNKVVDQFAGKPVKFFAVAAGDTLIDAKSYVAATRLKMTTFSDLFGVMQARYGTGTISLQNIYQFRVIGPKGNVVANSMEPADIERALSGAMWKFKDAGYDQRLMPIIDALEWGQYVPAVRELKKYTKGGNKATMESANKLWDTLKTEAKGWMDEATKNIETDPVKAYDTYVKVSAAWVGEDLGKDADTALKSLAKNKAVNDELAARKMFESMSVASARAQATQKQAFVAQAQAIAKKYPESPTGKKAEALATEMASAK
- the ruvC gene encoding crossover junction endodeoxyribonuclease RuvC produces the protein MKILGIDPGLRLTGYGVIDCLGLKSNLIDGGVIRLDTKASIADRLVELETELEAIIAEHKPAACAVEQLYAHVTHPRTSILMGHARGVILLVARRNKLAVHEYAANRIKQAIAGHGHAAKVQMQRAVQLIWNLPEPPNPPDVADALAVALCCGHALTNPVGITKRTARRSPPRRI